One genomic region from Terriglobia bacterium encodes:
- a CDS encoding NADH-quinone oxidoreductase subunit I, producing MALSGIVRKMLFVDLIKGLGVTFRYQAPKEVITEQYPLQRPQVAERYRGAPRLNVNPDNEESMCIACDLCALACPENLIVVGSERNPVTRRKELTHFTYDLSRCMFCGLCEDACPTDALELTQDFELAAYSREGAIWNREQLEKGPEPVKYHR from the coding sequence ATGGCGCTTTCCGGAATCGTTCGCAAGATGCTGTTCGTGGACTTGATTAAGGGCTTGGGCGTGACCTTCCGCTACCAGGCTCCCAAGGAAGTCATCACCGAGCAGTATCCGCTCCAGCGGCCGCAAGTGGCCGAGCGATACCGTGGCGCGCCACGTCTCAACGTCAATCCTGACAATGAAGAATCGATGTGCATCGCCTGCGACCTCTGCGCCCTGGCCTGCCCCGAGAACCTCATCGTCGTAGGCAGTGAGCGCAACCCCGTCACCCGCCGCAAAGAGCTAACCCACTTCACTTACGACCTCTCGCGCTGCATGTTTTGCGGCCTCTGCGAAGACGCCTGTCCCACCGACGCGCTCGAACTCACCCAGGATTTTGAACTCGCCGCCTACTCGCGCGAGGGCGCCATCTGGAACCGCGAGCAGTTGGAGAAGGGCCCGGAACCCGTCAAATATCACCGTTAG
- a CDS encoding VOC family protein, translating into MAKVKPIPEGYHSVTPYLIVNGAAKAIDFYKKAFGAQELFRMEGPGGKIMHAEIKIGDSPVMLADAFPERGYSAPPPDGATPVGLMIYVEDVDKVAAQALAAGIKTERPVEDQFYGDRTGTFLDPFGHRWTISTHKEEVTKQEMERRMATMAKTA; encoded by the coding sequence ATGGCAAAAGTGAAACCAATTCCCGAGGGCTATCACAGCGTAACGCCGTACCTGATCGTGAATGGCGCGGCTAAAGCGATCGACTTCTACAAGAAAGCGTTTGGAGCACAGGAACTGTTCCGTATGGAGGGCCCGGGCGGAAAAATCATGCACGCGGAAATTAAGATTGGCGACTCGCCGGTGATGCTTGCCGACGCGTTCCCGGAGCGGGGGTACAGCGCACCGCCGCCGGATGGCGCTACGCCGGTCGGCCTGATGATCTACGTGGAGGATGTGGACAAGGTGGCGGCGCAAGCACTCGCAGCCGGAATCAAGACGGAACGCCCAGTCGAAGACCAGTTCTATGGCGATCGCACGGGCACGTTCCTCGATCCGTTCGGGCATCGCTGGACGATCTCGACTCACAAGGAAGAAGTCACAAAACAGGAGATGGAGCGGCGGATGGCGACGATGGCGAAAACGGCGTGA
- a CDS encoding GNAT family N-acetyltransferase produces the protein MQSCSVQIRECRLSDAESIAQLSAQLGYPVPADEMERRLRHVTDDPGHGVLVACIEDSQVVGWIDVGIVFHLQSGAYCEIGGLVVAESVRSNGIGRELVAAGERWAASRAVKKVLVRSNAIRADAHRFYLREDYTMVKTSAVFEKRL, from the coding sequence ATGCAGTCTTGCTCGGTGCAGATCCGCGAGTGCAGGCTTTCGGATGCCGAAAGTATCGCGCAGCTCAGCGCACAGCTCGGTTACCCCGTTCCCGCCGACGAGATGGAGCGCCGACTGCGGCATGTTACTGATGATCCCGGCCACGGCGTTCTTGTGGCTTGTATCGAGGACAGCCAAGTTGTCGGCTGGATCGACGTCGGGATTGTCTTCCATCTGCAGTCCGGCGCCTACTGTGAGATCGGCGGACTTGTCGTCGCGGAATCGGTTCGCAGCAACGGAATTGGCAGGGAACTGGTTGCCGCGGGGGAACGATGGGCCGCCTCGCGCGCTGTGAAGAAGGTGCTGGTGCGCTCCAATGCTATTCGCGCCGACGCGCATCGATTCTATCTTCGCGAAGACTACACGATGGTGAAGACGTCAGCGGTATTCGAGAAGCGCTTGTAA
- a CDS encoding MgtC/SapB family protein — protein sequence MPPCSSLSWALRSTPSLNESGIHFDPTRVIQGVIIGIGFLGAGIIFVDRSTGRIRGLTTAASIWITTGIGLTVGLGRYLLAGLATALIFIVLHTMREIEPHPKHDSETPSKTSRRPL from the coding sequence GTGCCGCCCTGTTCATCGCTCTCGTGGGCCTTGCGATCGACACCTTCCCTCAATGAATCCGGAATCCATTTTGACCCGACCAGGGTCATCCAGGGCGTAATCATTGGTATCGGGTTTCTCGGCGCTGGGATCATTTTCGTGGACCGCTCTACAGGCCGGATTCGAGGCCTGACAACGGCGGCCAGCATCTGGATCACAACCGGGATCGGACTAACCGTCGGCTTGGGACGCTATCTGTTGGCGGGCCTGGCAACCGCCCTGATCTTCATCGTGCTGCACACCATGCGCGAGATCGAGCCACATCCAAAGCACGATTCCGAGACTCCGTCCAAGACTAGCCGCCGACCTTTGTGA
- the metH gene encoding methionine synthase: MKSFLESVAERVVIYDGAMGTNIQFRNPSPDDFWGKEGCNELLVLSRPDIISDIHSAFFTVGCDVVETNTFGSTRIVLAEYQLEDKVAELNLAAAKLAKKVATDFSTPDRPRYVAGSIGPTTKLPSLGHISFDNMSAAYLEQVLALIEGGVDVLLIETSQDILQTKAALVAAFEGRKRTGKEVPIQVQVTLEATGTMLLGTEIGAALTTLEVFDVDAIGLNCATGPAEMNDAVRYLSVNSPKHVSVLPNAGLPQNEGGRAVYKLQPQDLANYHKHFVQDYGVRIVGGCCGTTPEHLKAVVEAVSGIEPAGRDVKLNASAASAYSSVPLDLEPKPLIVAEEMNTTTRLENFRNLVRSGNYDGILTLAKKLVSEGSHMLDLCCAVVGEDEKAYMSSVLEKIATRVPAPILVDSTEADVVEEALKRIPGKPIINSINLEDGEKRTSIVLPMAKKYGAAVIALTIDEDGMALTAEKKLAIAKRIFDLAVNKYGIRPQDLIFDALTLPISTGQEDYRTAGIETLEAIRCIKKELPECKTVLGVSNISFGLNAYARRVLNSVFMHEAVERGLDIAIVNYSKIYPLYKIPDAEVELARKLIFADRANGDPLQIYMGHFDKMKGQQQVAQTAHVDLLSVEDKLKFCIIQGEKTIGDGARKQSLAQLLEDALVNYSPLELINNVLLDGMRTVGDLFGARKMQLPSVLDSAGVMKAAVAYLEPKMEKVEGSQKGTLVLATVKGDVHDIGKNLVDIILSNNGYKVVNLGIKQPANTIIDAAIEHKADAIGLSGLLVKSTLEMKYVIQDLELKKLDFPVICGGAALTRKYVEDDLRREYSSAVFYADDAFSGLHYMESLVGEERAAAVEQGRVVKEFARAAVATGENTDTTPSAVVHPAPDIPQPPFWGVRVRRDFDLRTLFQYINETALFKNQWQLKTASQQDYGRIVEEKYRPILNGLEEEVMREGWFEPKVVYGFFPCQSGGNDIIVYEPVQGLRAGSQAPAGLKEIQRFTFPRQREGRKLCISDFFLPKSSGRLDVLGLSVVTIGERASHETQKLFEGGEYTKYLYLHGLSVETAEALAEYMHKVVREEMGIGNEDAERTSDLFHQKYRGSRYSFGYPACPNLEDQTKLFALLKPEEAIGVRLTTGFLLEPEQSTSAIVVHHPMAKYFVA; the protein is encoded by the coding sequence GTGAAGAGCTTCCTCGAGAGCGTGGCCGAACGGGTCGTCATTTATGACGGCGCGATGGGCACCAACATTCAGTTTCGTAATCCCTCCCCCGACGATTTCTGGGGCAAAGAGGGCTGCAATGAACTCCTCGTCCTCAGCCGCCCCGACATCATCAGCGACATTCACTCCGCATTCTTCACAGTCGGCTGCGATGTCGTCGAAACGAATACTTTCGGATCGACGCGAATTGTCCTCGCCGAATATCAACTCGAGGACAAAGTTGCCGAACTGAACCTCGCCGCGGCCAAACTGGCAAAGAAAGTCGCCACCGATTTTTCGACGCCCGACCGCCCGCGCTACGTCGCCGGTTCCATTGGCCCAACGACCAAGCTGCCCTCGCTAGGACACATCAGTTTCGACAACATGTCCGCAGCGTATCTCGAACAGGTCCTGGCGCTGATCGAGGGCGGGGTCGACGTGCTGCTCATCGAAACATCACAGGACATCCTGCAAACCAAGGCAGCGCTTGTTGCGGCTTTCGAGGGCCGCAAGCGGACAGGGAAAGAGGTCCCGATACAAGTTCAAGTAACGCTTGAGGCCACTGGGACCATGCTCCTCGGTACCGAAATCGGCGCTGCTCTGACCACCCTCGAAGTGTTCGACGTCGACGCAATCGGACTGAATTGTGCTACCGGACCGGCCGAGATGAACGACGCCGTCCGCTACCTGAGCGTCAACTCCCCGAAGCACGTTTCGGTTCTACCCAACGCCGGCCTACCGCAAAACGAAGGCGGCCGTGCCGTCTACAAGCTTCAACCGCAAGACCTTGCGAATTATCACAAACACTTCGTGCAGGACTACGGTGTTCGCATTGTTGGTGGCTGCTGCGGCACCACGCCTGAGCACCTTAAAGCAGTGGTTGAGGCAGTAAGTGGCATTGAACCAGCGGGTCGCGATGTGAAACTCAACGCTTCCGCAGCGAGCGCCTACAGTTCCGTCCCGCTCGACCTTGAGCCAAAGCCGCTCATCGTCGCAGAAGAGATGAACACGACGACTCGCCTCGAGAACTTCCGCAATCTCGTGCGCTCGGGCAACTATGACGGCATTCTGACGCTTGCAAAAAAACTGGTCAGCGAAGGCTCGCACATGCTCGACCTCTGCTGCGCCGTCGTCGGCGAGGACGAAAAGGCTTACATGTCCTCGGTGCTGGAGAAAATCGCAACGCGCGTACCCGCGCCGATCCTCGTCGACTCGACTGAAGCCGATGTAGTGGAAGAGGCTCTCAAGCGTATCCCCGGCAAGCCGATCATCAACTCCATCAACCTGGAAGACGGCGAAAAACGCACCAGCATCGTTCTGCCGATGGCGAAGAAGTACGGCGCGGCGGTCATCGCGCTCACCATCGACGAAGACGGCATGGCCCTCACCGCTGAGAAGAAACTCGCGATCGCCAAACGCATCTTCGATCTCGCCGTAAACAAGTACGGCATTCGCCCGCAGGACCTGATCTTCGACGCGCTGACGCTCCCGATCTCGACCGGCCAGGAAGACTATCGCACCGCGGGAATCGAAACCCTCGAAGCAATTCGGTGTATCAAGAAGGAACTACCCGAGTGCAAGACGGTTCTTGGCGTCAGCAACATCTCCTTCGGCCTGAACGCTTATGCGCGTCGCGTGTTGAATTCGGTCTTTATGCACGAAGCGGTCGAGCGCGGCCTCGACATCGCCATCGTCAACTACAGCAAGATCTACCCGCTCTACAAGATTCCCGACGCCGAAGTTGAACTCGCGCGCAAGCTCATCTTCGCCGACCGCGCGAACGGCGATCCGCTGCAAATCTACATGGGCCACTTCGACAAGATGAAAGGGCAGCAGCAGGTCGCTCAGACGGCGCACGTTGACTTACTCTCCGTCGAAGACAAGCTGAAATTCTGCATCATCCAGGGCGAAAAGACGATCGGCGACGGCGCCCGGAAGCAGTCGCTTGCTCAGTTACTCGAAGATGCTCTCGTGAACTATTCGCCGCTGGAACTGATCAACAACGTCCTGCTTGACGGGATGCGCACGGTGGGTGACCTCTTCGGCGCGCGCAAGATGCAGTTGCCTTCCGTCCTCGATTCCGCTGGCGTTATGAAAGCCGCCGTTGCCTATCTCGAGCCCAAGATGGAAAAAGTCGAAGGGTCGCAGAAGGGAACGCTCGTTCTCGCCACCGTAAAAGGTGACGTGCACGACATCGGCAAAAACCTCGTCGACATCATTCTGAGCAACAACGGCTACAAGGTCGTGAACCTCGGCATCAAGCAGCCGGCCAACACCATAATCGATGCCGCCATCGAGCACAAAGCCGACGCGATTGGGTTGAGCGGTCTGCTCGTGAAATCGACGCTCGAGATGAAATATGTCATCCAGGACCTGGAATTGAAAAAGCTCGACTTCCCGGTTATCTGCGGAGGAGCTGCTTTGACGCGCAAGTACGTCGAGGACGATCTCCGGCGGGAGTACTCATCGGCGGTCTTCTACGCTGACGACGCCTTCAGCGGGCTGCATTACATGGAGTCGCTCGTAGGCGAGGAGCGAGCCGCGGCAGTCGAACAGGGAAGAGTGGTAAAGGAATTCGCACGAGCCGCTGTGGCTACCGGCGAGAACACGGACACGACTCCGAGCGCGGTCGTTCACCCGGCGCCCGACATTCCTCAGCCACCGTTCTGGGGTGTGCGCGTGCGCCGCGATTTCGATTTGCGCACGCTCTTCCAGTACATCAACGAAACCGCCTTGTTCAAGAATCAGTGGCAGCTCAAGACGGCTTCGCAGCAGGATTATGGCCGCATTGTTGAGGAGAAGTACCGCCCCATCCTGAATGGCCTCGAAGAAGAAGTGATGCGCGAGGGTTGGTTTGAGCCGAAGGTCGTGTATGGCTTCTTCCCGTGCCAAAGTGGAGGCAACGACATCATTGTCTACGAACCGGTGCAGGGCTTGCGCGCCGGATCGCAGGCACCCGCCGGTTTGAAAGAGATTCAGCGCTTCACCTTCCCACGCCAGCGCGAAGGCCGCAAACTCTGCATTTCTGACTTTTTCCTTCCGAAATCCTCTGGCCGCCTGGACGTCCTCGGCCTGTCCGTAGTTACAATCGGCGAGCGAGCCTCACACGAAACCCAAAAGCTTTTCGAAGGCGGCGAGTATACGAAGTATTTATACCTGCATGGCCTCAGCGTGGAAACCGCCGAAGCGCTCGCCGAGTACATGCACAAGGTTGTTCGCGAAGAGATGGGTATAGGAAATGAGGATGCCGAGCGCACCAGCGATCTCTTCCACCAGAAGTATCGTGGCTCGCGATACTCGTTCGGCTACCCGGCGTGCCCGAACCTCGAAGACCAGACGAAACTATTCGCGCTGCTCAAGCCTGAAGAGGCAATCGGCGTGCGACTGACAACCGGGTTCCTGTTAGAACCAGAGCAGAGCACGAGCGCGATAGTCGTGCACCATCCAATGGCAAAATATTTTGTGGCCTAA
- the nuoI gene encoding NADH-quinone oxidoreductase subunit NuoI — MSVVRNIAAIAKGMSITFGEMLQPTTVENYPDGKGPMRGAIFEQRFRGGHVLQRDENGLEKCVACFLCAAACPANCIYIEAAENTEEQRISSSERYAKVYNIDYNRCIFCGYCVEACPTDAITHGHGFELATMNATNLIYRKEQLLSNAPAHLGNNQRFNVMDVEKFEQEHR; from the coding sequence ATGTCGGTTGTGCGCAATATCGCGGCGATTGCCAAGGGGATGAGCATCACCTTCGGGGAGATGCTGCAACCCACAACAGTTGAGAATTATCCCGACGGCAAGGGCCCGATGCGGGGAGCCATTTTTGAGCAGCGCTTCCGCGGTGGACATGTCTTGCAGCGCGATGAGAACGGCCTGGAAAAATGTGTGGCCTGCTTTTTGTGCGCGGCAGCCTGCCCGGCAAACTGTATTTATATCGAAGCGGCAGAGAACACCGAGGAGCAGCGGATTTCGTCGTCGGAGCGGTATGCGAAGGTCTACAACATCGACTACAACCGCTGCATCTTCTGCGGCTACTGCGTCGAGGCCTGCCCGACCGACGCAATAACCCACGGCCACGGTTTCGAACTGGCAACGATGAATGCCACGAACCTGATCTATCGCAAGGAGCAATTGCTGTCGAATGCCCCTGCGCACCTCGGCAACAACCAGCGCTTCAACGTCATGGACGTCGAAAAGTTCGAGCAGGAACACCGCTAA
- a CDS encoding acetyl-CoA hydrolase/transferase family protein encodes MAEAIQTPTRVLNPTLAQKIMSADEAAALIRSGDQIGMSGFTGSGYPKEVPVALARRMADANFRGQKFQVSVFTGASTGPELDGALAMAGGVHLRLPYQSDPETRKRINAGEMEYMDIHLSHVAQFVDYGFLGKLDVALIEVAAILETGLLLPSSSIGNNKTWIQQAERVILEVNSWQPEALEGMHDIYYGLQLPPNRGPIPLVHPGQRIGSPYLEVSPDKIVGVVLTNSPDRNSPFKAPDEASKKIAGHILEFLSWEVKKGRMPENLLPLQSGVGNIANAVLFGLEEGPFENLTSYTEVIQDGMIRLLKSGKLTSASATAFSLSPEMLLEVNANMADYRDRIVLRPQEISNHPEIIRRLGVIAMNAMIEADIYGNVNSTHVMGSRIQNGIGGSGDFARNGYLSIFMAPSMAQKGSISTIVPMVSHVDHTEHDVQVIVTEQGLADLRGLSPRQRAHLIIEKCAHPDYKFLLVDYLNRAERLSYGKHTPHLLTESLGWHNRYLRNGNMRPREEN; translated from the coding sequence ATGGCTGAAGCCATCCAGACCCCCACCCGTGTGTTGAACCCCACCTTGGCTCAGAAGATCATGTCTGCTGATGAAGCCGCGGCGCTCATTCGCTCCGGCGACCAGATCGGTATGAGTGGCTTTACTGGCTCAGGCTATCCAAAAGAAGTCCCGGTCGCTCTGGCACGCCGTATGGCCGATGCCAATTTCCGAGGCCAGAAATTCCAAGTCAGCGTCTTCACCGGAGCCTCCACGGGGCCTGAACTCGATGGAGCACTTGCGATGGCCGGTGGCGTGCATCTCCGCCTCCCGTACCAGTCAGATCCGGAAACCCGCAAGCGCATCAACGCCGGCGAGATGGAGTATATGGATATCCATCTCAGCCACGTTGCGCAATTCGTTGATTACGGATTCCTTGGCAAACTCGACGTCGCATTGATCGAAGTCGCCGCAATCCTGGAAACAGGCCTGCTCCTGCCGAGTTCGTCGATCGGCAACAACAAGACATGGATCCAGCAGGCCGAGCGTGTCATCCTCGAAGTCAATTCGTGGCAACCCGAGGCTCTGGAGGGCATGCACGACATCTACTACGGTCTGCAACTGCCGCCGAATCGTGGACCCATTCCACTCGTGCACCCCGGACAGCGCATCGGCTCTCCATACCTGGAGGTTTCGCCCGACAAGATCGTCGGCGTTGTGCTCACCAATTCTCCCGACCGCAACAGCCCGTTTAAAGCTCCCGATGAGGCGTCGAAGAAGATTGCCGGACACATCCTCGAATTCCTCAGCTGGGAAGTGAAGAAAGGTCGCATGCCGGAGAATCTTCTTCCGCTGCAATCCGGCGTCGGCAACATCGCCAATGCCGTCCTCTTCGGTCTCGAGGAAGGTCCGTTTGAAAACCTGACCTCATACACGGAAGTCATTCAGGATGGAATGATTCGCCTCCTGAAGTCCGGCAAACTCACCTCCGCTTCGGCGACCGCGTTCTCACTCAGCCCCGAGATGCTGTTGGAAGTGAATGCCAATATGGCCGATTACCGCGATCGCATCGTGTTGCGCCCGCAGGAGATCTCCAATCATCCCGAGATCATTCGCCGCCTCGGCGTGATCGCCATGAATGCCATGATCGAAGCCGACATTTACGGCAATGTTAACTCGACCCATGTGATGGGATCGCGCATCCAGAACGGCATTGGCGGCTCGGGCGACTTTGCTCGCAACGGGTACCTCTCGATCTTCATGGCTCCGTCGATGGCGCAGAAGGGAAGTATCTCCACCATCGTTCCGATGGTCTCTCACGTAGACCACACTGAGCACGACGTGCAAGTTATCGTAACCGAGCAAGGCCTGGCCGATCTCCGAGGGCTCTCCCCACGCCAGCGCGCTCACCTGATTATCGAAAAGTGCGCCCATCCGGACTATAAGTTTTTGCTCGTCGATTACCTGAATCGTGCAGAGCGCCTGTCCTACGGAAAGCACACGCCGCATCTGTTGACGGAATCGCTGGGATGGCACAACCGCTATCTCCGCAATGGCAACATGCGACCGCGGGAAGAGAACTGA
- the tadA gene encoding tRNA adenosine(34) deaminase TadA → MNTPHTDEFWMEEALREAQRAEAAGEVPVGAVIVTDGRIVGRGSNRPITSNDPTAHAEILALREAGQRLGNYRLTGCNLYVTVEPCAMCAGAIVHARIGRLVYGAEDPKAGAVTSTMEVLDNPALNHRVEVVSGVLAGRCMEQVQRFFRERRGR, encoded by the coding sequence ATGAACACGCCTCACACCGACGAATTCTGGATGGAAGAAGCCCTGCGGGAGGCCCAGCGTGCCGAGGCCGCCGGAGAGGTTCCGGTTGGCGCCGTCATCGTTACGGACGGCAGGATCGTTGGGCGCGGCAGCAACCGGCCTATCACTTCAAACGACCCCACGGCCCATGCGGAGATCCTGGCGCTGCGAGAGGCCGGGCAGAGACTTGGGAACTATCGCCTGACGGGGTGCAATCTCTACGTCACAGTTGAGCCCTGCGCGATGTGCGCGGGAGCCATCGTGCATGCCCGGATAGGAAGGCTCGTTTATGGCGCGGAGGATCCCAAGGCAGGTGCGGTGACTTCGACAATGGAGGTGCTGGACAATCCTGCCCTAAATCACCGTGTGGAAGTCGTCTCAGGGGTGCTGGCAGGCCGTTGCATGGAGCAGGTGCAGAGATTTTTTCGGGAGCGACGCGGGCGGTAA
- a CDS encoding cold-shock protein, whose amino-acid sequence MEQGTVKWFNDAKGFGFISRQNGEDVFVHFSAIQANGFRSLQEGQAVQFNVVKGPKGWQAENVQPL is encoded by the coding sequence ATGGAACAAGGAACTGTAAAGTGGTTCAACGACGCTAAGGGTTTTGGTTTTATCAGCCGCCAGAATGGCGAGGACGTTTTCGTCCATTTCTCCGCCATCCAGGCGAACGGATTCCGCAGCCTCCAGGAAGGTCAGGCGGTTCAGTTCAACGTCGTAAAGGGACCCAAGGGCTGGCAGGCTGAGAACGTTCAGCCTCTCTAA